The following coding sequences lie in one Rutidosis leptorrhynchoides isolate AG116_Rl617_1_P2 chromosome 6, CSIRO_AGI_Rlap_v1, whole genome shotgun sequence genomic window:
- the LOC139853462 gene encoding protein FAR1-RELATED SEQUENCE 5-like: MSVPIDQGREPNEFNLPNHRNSDDAGCSNVHHLEDVNINQEHSTPNRNQGSSGSSVPFFTPNGTRYFIPEVPSIHKPVVGTVFNSLEEALVMYESYAEKAGFTLRKSTAKHKLNGELTHRLFVCNREGKPRLQTQADSLKRGPVMEKSQEQPVCNEEPNNEPEKKKPVRQRRNSNFKVTDCYARIKLRLIQGTEKCFLYGFLEEHNHVLDQVEDRHLARARRQLEYEDRRFIQLVGTNNIGPVRAHRLRACLNGGYDQVRGTVVDYKNHKRDVNVCIGERDAQMLINKFANRKLNNPELCFEYKTEQNELVAFFWADETSRCNYQLFGDVLAFDATYRTNRYSMVFVPFTGVDHHNKCVTFGGGLLKYETIESYQWLLNAFMKANPNQPQLVLTDQDAAMKEAVKKVFTESTHRLCMWHVMRKLPFKVCGELLKNTDLRRRIHKLVWDVLLTVEKFEARWQLLIRDFNLEMGSWVFFLTCQCAV; encoded by the exons ATGTCTGTGCCAATCGATCAAGGGAGAGAACCGAATGAATTCAATTTACCGAACCATCGCAATTCAGACGATGCAGGGTGTTCTAATGTTCATCATTTGGAAGATGTTAATATCAATCAAGAACATTCCACCCCTAATCGAAATCAAG GTTCATCCGGTTCAAGTGTTCCATTCTTCACCCCTAATGGAACCAGATACTTCATACCAGAGGTTCCGTCAATACACAAGCCGGTTGTAGGCACCGTGTTTAATTCACTCGAGGAAGCCTTAGTTATGTATGAAAGTTATGCTGAAAAAGCTGGTTTCACCTTAAGAAAATCAACGGCTAAACATAAACTAAATGGAGAATTAACACACAGGCTGTTTGTGTGCAACAGAGAAGGTAAACCGAGGCTTCAAACACAAGCTGATTCATTGAAACGTGGCCCGGTGATGGAGAAATCTCAAGAGCAGCCCGTGTGTAATGAAGAACCAAATAACGAACCTGAGAAAAAGAAGCCTGTACGTCAAAGACGAAACTCAAACTTCAAAGTTACAGACTGTTATGCTAGAATAAAACTGAGGCTGATTCAAGGAACGGAAAAATGTTTTTTATATGGTTTTTTGGAGGAGCACAATCACGTACTTGATCAAGTCGAAGATAGACATCTAGCAAGAGCACGAAGACAGCTAGAGTATGAAGACAGACGTTTTATACAATTGGTCGGTACGAACAATATCGGACCTGTTAGGGCACACCGGTTACGTGCATGTCTTAATGGCGGATATGATCAAGTTAGGGGAACTGTGGTTGATTATAAGAATCATAAGAGAGATGTGAACGTTTGTATTGGTGAGAGAGATGCACAAATGTTGATCAATAAGTTCGCCAACAGGAAGTTAAACAATCCTGAGTTATGTTTTGAATACAAAACTGAACAAAATGAGCTTGTTGCGTTTTTCTGGGCTGATGAGACCTCACGTTGTAATTATCAGTTGTTTGGCGATGTACTTGCATTTGACGCAACCTACCGAACTAACAG GTACAGCATGGTGTTCGTTCCTTTTACTGGTGTGGATCACCACAACAAGTGTGTAACGTTTGGTGGTGGTCTGCTTAAGTACGAAACTATTGAGAGTTATCAGTGGCTTCTTAATGCATTTATGAAAGCGAATCCGAATCAACCCCAACTTGTTCTTACGGACCAGGACGCGGCAATGAAAGAAGCTGTAAAAAAGGTTTTTACTGAGTCTACACATAGACTTTGCATGTGGCATGTAATGAGGAAATTACCTTTTAAG GTATGCGGGGAGCTCTTAAAGAACACAGATCTTAGGAGACGGATACACAAACTAGTTTGGGATGTTCTACTCACAGTCGAAAAATTTGAGGCCAGGTGGCAGTTGTTGATTAGAGATTTTAATCTCGAA ATGGGTTCCTGGGTTTTTTTTCTCACGTGCCAATGTGCTGTTTGA
- the LOC139853461 gene encoding receptor-like protein 6 gives MAPNYFNQFGFTQILFCFTNILAILTCTKSLLSHDDECSALFQFKQSILHQDSNFFNSWRLITNNRSDNGSDCCLWNGVVCTKNNARHVIELDLSKSSLQGPISSNSTIFNLAYLQKLNLSMNDFSNSRIPTEIAHLNKLRTLDLSNSSFSGQIPSEISYLTQLSWLDLSLNPLQSPSLDRLLRNMTALEVLHLSGVKINSFVPRFLANFSSLTSINLTECQLQDEFPSSIFHLPNLKYLALRNNQNLSGTFPDFHNNTLLETLDLGTTGFSGIIQEQSLTKLTNLVNLDLRSCHFWGPVPVTISNLTQLNYLILRNNAFTGAIPSLVSLTKLVTLDFTSITFDQGSMPDWIVKLPALRTLSLQAVNISSEIPPSFANLTKLNAIKMAANSIYGRIPYSFMNLTQLSVISFHDNHLEGSISRAFSNFENLTYFHLGYNMFEGRVDFDTFAGLKKLESFYLDYNNISFVDANNYTSVVLPALKNLGLSYCNLNEFPTFLGLQNNMEVLIFKQNQIEGLVPVWFWNNSLETLQILDLSLNLITGFEQHPVYLPWVNLGVFGIMYNQLQGQLPVPPPTLVYYYLNYNNLSGEIPSSICEARSLQLLDLSFNNMNGTLPSCLGSLSNSLFALNLKGNNFNGTMMNEFTDGCLLNRIELSENQFTGPLPRSLTNCTRLEVLSLGDNLFDDVFPYWLGPLANLQVLILGSNKLHGAIQGSSADNLLFSKLRIIDLSNNGFSGHLPLSYIESWQAMKSVYVGRLQSLNLSNNHLSGPILPSLGNLANLESLDLSQNGLTGEIPQELLQLGFLALLNVSFNNLEGPIPQGKQFFTFQNSSYMSNPGLCGEPLSKECGSSNAPTTSNTIEYASDRSLLPNTILDWMVILSGVVSGFVVGLVLWNSRYARYSDWLIDRFGMREDTWVRPIRNTRRSN, from the exons ATGGCTCCTAATTACTTCAATCAATTCGGCTTCACCCAAATACTTTTTTGCTTTACAAACATATTAGCCATCCTCACGTGCACTAAATCGTTACTAAGCCATGATGATGAATGCTCCGCTTTATTCCAATTTAAACAAAGCATTCTTCATCAAGATTCCAACTTTTTCAACTCTTGGAGGCTAATCACAAACAATAGATCAGATAATGGTTCTGATTGTTGTTTGTGGAATGGTGTCGTATGTACCAAAAATAATGCACGTCATGTAATCGAGCTTGACTTAAGCAAAAGCTCTCTCCAAGGACCTATAAGCTCAAATAGTACCATTTTCAACCTTGCATATCTTCAAAAGCTTAACCTCTCCATGAACGATTTTTCAAACTCTCGAATTCCAACTGAAATTGCTCATCTAAACAAATTAAGGACCCTTGATCTGTCTAATTCAAGTTTCAGTGGCCAAATCCCAAGTGAGATTTCATATTTAACCCAACTGTCTTGGTTAGATCTCTCTTTAAATCCTCTTCAAAGTCCAAGCCTTGACCGTTTGTTGCGAAACATGACTGCGCTTGAAGTACTCCATCTCTCGGGGGTTAAAATCAATTCTTTTGTACCCCGTTTCTTAGCCAATTTTTCTTCCTTGACGTCAATTAATCTTACCGAATGTCAGCTTCAAGATGAATTCCCATCATCAATATTTCACTTGCCAAATCTGAAATATCTTGCATTGAGAAACAATCAAAACCTTAGTGGCACCTTTCCTGATTTTCATAACAACACCTTACTCGAAACTTTGGATTTGGGTACAACAGGTTTCTCTGGGATTATTCAAGAACAATCTCTGACCAAGCTAACCAATCTGGTCAACTTGGACCTTCGCAGTTGCCATTTCTGGGGGCCCGTTCCAGTTACAATCTCTAACttgacacaacttaattatttgatTCTCCGCAACAATGCGTTCACAGGTGCCATCCCTTCGTTAGTTAGTCTAACGAAGCTCGTTACTTTAGATTTTACTAGTATCACTTTCGATCAAGGAAGCATGCCCGATTGGATTGTAAAGCTTCCCGCGCTTAGAACACTTTCACTGCAAGCTGTTAACAtatcatctgaaattccaccttCTTTTGCGAACCTAACAAAACTTAACGCCATCAAAATGGCAGCTAATTCTATATACGGCCGCATCCCATATTCGTTTATGAACCTCACGCAACTAAGTGTGATAAGCTTTCACGATAATCATTTGGAAGGGTCAATTTCCCGTGCATTTTCCAATTTCGAAAACCTAACATATTTCCACTTAGGTTATAACATGTTTGAAGGCAGGGTAGACTTTGATACATTTGCAGGACTCAAGAAACTTGAAAGTTTTTATCTTGATTATAACAATATATCTTTCGTTGATGCAAATAACTACACTAGTGTCGTCCTACCGGCTTTGAAAAATCTAGGACTTTCATATTGCAACTTGAATGAATTTCCCACCTTTTTAGGCTTACAAAACAACATGGAGgtcttaatttttaaacaaaatcaAATTGAAGGCCTAGTACCAGTATGGTTTTGGAACAACAGTCTTGAAACACTGCAGATTCTCGACCTTTCGTTAAATTTAATCACTGGTTTCGAACAACATCCTGTATATCTCCCGTGGGTCAATTTGGGTGTATTCGGTATCATGTATAATCAGCTACAAGGACAACTTCCAGTTCCACCACCAACCTTAGTTTATTACTATCTAAACTATAATAACTTATCAGGAGAAATACCATCTTCGATATGTGAAGCGAGATCTCTTCAATTGCTAGATTTGTCATTTAATAACATGAATGGAACTCTTCCATCATGTTTAGGCAGCTTAAGTAATTCGTTATTCGCGTTGAACCTCAAAGGAAATAACTTTAATGGCACAATGATGAATGAATTCACAGATGGCTGTCTGTTGAATAGGATCGAGTTGAGCGAAAATCAGTTTACGGGACCGTTACCAAGATCGTTAACAAATTGTACCAGGTTAGAGGTTCTTTCTCTTGGAGATAACTTGTTCGATGACGTTTTTCCTTATTGGCTTGGACCTCTTGCAAACCTACAAGTTCTAATTTTGGGGTCCAACAAATTACATGGTGCAATTCAAGGTTCATCAGCCGATAATTTATTGTTCTCAAAGTTGCGGATCATTGACCTCTCAAATAATGGTTTCAGTGGTCATTTGCCCCTGAGCTACATCGAGAGTTGGCAAGCAATGAAATCGGTTTATGTTGGAA ggcTTCAATCTCTTAATCTTTCGAACAACCATCTTTCAGGTCCTATCTTGCCATCTTTAGGGAATCTAGCGAATCTAGAATCATTAGATCTCTCCCAAAACGGTCTAACGGGAGAGATTCCTCAAGAACTGTTGCAACTTGGGTTCCTAGCCCTTTTGAATGTGTCATTTAACAATCTTGAGGGGCCCATTCCTCAAGGTAAACAATTCTTCACATTTCAGAACAGTTCTTACATGAGTAATCCCGGATTATGTGGAGAACCATTATCCAAGGAATGTGGAAGTTCAAACGCACCAACAACGAGCAACACTATTGAGTATGCATCCGATCGGTCTCTCCTTCCGAATACTATACTTGATTGGATGGTCATATTATCAGGTGTTGTAAGCGGTTTTGTGGTCGGCCTGGTTTTATGGAACTCTCGATACGCAAGGTACAGCGATTGGCTCATTGATCGATTCGGGATGAGGGAGGACACATGGGTAAGGCCTATCAGGAACACCAGAAGATCAAACTAA
- the LOC139853463 gene encoding uncharacterized protein, whose amino-acid sequence METDETSKMCTQVISDVEAIVSRLKSNPEKLNDIAELVKKMKEDVLLQTPPRSAEQTKEDMICEMLGVTIPDEIHITNPKNVKTKGSGLRKRMIGQEERHVKKRKRCYRLCKKCGEYQDTHDSRNCEKLKEIEKEKMLKKKRCK is encoded by the coding sequence ATGGAAACCGATGAAACCTCAAAAATGTGCACACAAGTAATTTCAGACGTCGAAGCCATTGTCAGTCGACTAAAGAGCAATCCGGAAAAGTTAAATGACATTGCTGAATTGGTAAAGAAGATGAAGGAAGATGTCTTACTACAAACTCCTCCGCGATCAGCTGAACAAACAAAAGAAGACATGATATGCGAGATGCTTGGTGTGACCATACCTGACGAGATCCACATTACAAATCCAAAAAACGTAAAAACCAAAGGTTCTGGTTTAAGAAAACGTATGATTGGACAAGAAGAGAGGCATGTCAAGAAACGCAAACGATGTTATAGGTTGTGCAAAAAATGTGGAGAATATCAAGATACACACGATTCACGCAACTGTGAAAAGTTGAAAGAGATAGAAAAGGAAAAGATGTTGAAAAAAAAGAGGTGTAAGTGA